In Drosophila santomea strain STO CAGO 1482 chromosome 3L, Prin_Dsan_1.1, whole genome shotgun sequence, a single window of DNA contains:
- the LOC120449650 gene encoding ornithine aminotransferase, mitochondrial yields MFSKLSARGIATRMSFLAQKTAAQETTAAGSRSEVVYARENKYGAHNYHPLPVALTKGEGVFVWDVEGKRYFDYLSAYSAVNQGHCHPKIVKALTEQASKLALTSRAFYSDVLGEYEEYVTKLFGFDKVLPMNTGVEGGETACKLARKWGYLEKKIPANQAKIIFARNNFWGRTLSAVSASNDPSSYEGFGPFMPGFELIEYDNVSALEESLKDPNVCAFMVEPIQGEAGVVVPSDGYLKKVRELCSKYNVLWIADEVQTGLARTGKLLAVNYEQVQPDILILGKALSGGLYPVSAVLCNDQVMLCIKPGEHGSTYGGNPLGCRVAMAALEVLQEEKLAENAFKMGELLRGELSTLPKDVVSVVRGKGLLNAIVINQKFDAWQVCLKLKENGLLAKPTHGDIIRFAPPLIINETQMRESIDIIKKTILSM; encoded by the exons ATGTTCTCCAAGCTATCAGCACGGGGAATCGCCACCCGCATGAGCTTTTTGGCCCAGAAGACAGCTGCCCAGGAGACCACCGCCGCCGGATCCCGTTCCGAAGTGGTCTACGCCCGGGAGAACAAGTACGGCGCCCACAACTACCACCCCCTGCCCGTGGCCCTGACCAAGGGCGAGGGCGTGTTCGTCTGGGACGTGGAGGGCAAGCGGTACTTCGACTACCTGAGTGCCTACTCGGCGGTCAACCAGGGTCACTGCCATCCCAAGATCGTCAAGGCGCTCACCGAGCAGGCCTCCAAGTTGGCCTTGACATCGCG AGCCTTCTATTCGGATGTCCTTGGAGAGTACGAGGAGTACGTGACCAAGCTCTTTGGCTTCGACAAAGTGCTGCCCATGAACACCGGCGTTGAGGGCGGAGAAACCGCCTGTAAGTTGGCCCGCAAGTGGGGCTACCTGGAGAAGAAGATACCGGCTAACCAGGCCAAGATCATCTTCGCACGCAACAACTTCTGGGGACGAACCCTGTCGGCCGTGTCCGCCTCCAACGATCCCAGCAGCTACGAGGGATTTGGACCCTTCATGCCCGGATTCGAGCTGATTGAGTACGACAATGTGTCCGCTCTCGAGGAGTCCCTCAAGGATCCGAATGTGTGCGCCTTCATGGTGGAGCCCATTCAGGGAGAGGCTGGCGTGGTGGTGCCCAGTGATGGCTATCTGAAGAAGGTGCGAGAGCTCTGCTCCAAGTACAATGTCCTCTGGATTGCCGATGAAGTGCAGACGGGCTTGGCCAGAACTGGAAAGCTGCTGGCCGTGAACTACGAGCAGGTTCAGCCCGACATTCTGATCCTGGGAAAAGCCCTGTCCGGAGGATTGTATCCCGTGTCGGCGGTTCTCTGCAACGACCAGGTGATGCTGTGCATCAAGCCGGGAGAGCACGGATCCACCTACGGAGGAAACCCCCTGGGCTGCCGCGTGGCCATGGCCGCTTTGGAGGTCCTGCAAGAGGAGAAGCTGGCGGAGAACGCCTTCAAAATGGGCGAACTCCTGCGCGGCGAGCTGTCCACGCTGCCCAAGGATGTGGTTTCGGTGGTGCGCGGCAAGGGTCTGCTCAACGCCATCGTTATTAACCAGA AGTTCGATGCCTGGCAGGTGTGCCTGAAGCTAAAGGAGAATGGACTCCTGGCCAAGCCCACCCATGGCGACATCATTCGCTTCGCTCCTCCGCTAATCATCAATGAGACTCAAATGCGCGAGAGCATCGACATTATCAAGAAGACCATTCTGTCCATGTAG